A window of the Candidatus Nezhaarchaeota archaeon genome harbors these coding sequences:
- a CDS encoding 4Fe-4S binding protein, producing MAGLVNLRTMAESLKGLLKPSTVPFPRRQVPVAEGFRGKPLYDREKCTGCGACRWVCPAGAISVVDEEAKRIVRVWHGHCAFCGRCEDSCPWGAVKLSQEFIIVVASKEEAEDKVELELARCPVCGSTVTAARHLSKAVEAVKEALSKRGASMDEYRSLASLCLRCRAKVDAVKRAHAFMLKMG from the coding sequence GTGGCTGGCTTGGTGAACCTAAGGACCATGGCGGAGAGCCTGAAAGGGCTGCTAAAGCCGTCTACGGTACCCTTCCCACGCCGCCAAGTACCTGTAGCTGAGGGGTTTAGAGGGAAGCCGCTCTACGACAGAGAGAAGTGTACTGGCTGTGGTGCTTGTAGATGGGTGTGTCCGGCTGGAGCCATTAGCGTGGTGGACGAGGAGGCTAAGAGGATCGTTAGGGTGTGGCATGGACACTGCGCGTTCTGCGGTAGGTGTGAAGACTCGTGCCCGTGGGGGGCTGTGAAGCTCTCCCAAGAGTTCATAATAGTCGTCGCTAGCAAGGAGGAGGCTGAGGACAAGGTGGAGCTTGAGCTTGCCCGCTGCCCGGTGTGCGGCTCTACCGTGACCGCGGCGAGGCATCTATCCAAGGCGGTAGAGGCTGTGAAGGAGGCTCTCTCAAAGAGGGGCGCTTCCATGGACGAGTATCGATCCTTAGCCTCGCTCTGCTTAAGGTGTAGGGCCAAGGTGGACGCCGTGAAGAGGGCGCACGCGTTCATGCTAAAGATGGGGTGA
- a CDS encoding NADH-quinone oxidoreductase subunit B family protein, translating into MPLSSWARRKSPWVMHFPCGGCNGCDIEVVAALTPLYDAERFGVLLKGTPRHADVLLVTGIVTLQIRDRLRRVYEQVPEPKAVVAIGSCAASGDVFDGSYAMAGPVDRVIPVDVYVPGCPPKPEAILAGVVKAIEKFRK; encoded by the coding sequence TTGCCTCTGAGCAGCTGGGCCCGTAGGAAGTCTCCGTGGGTGATGCACTTCCCCTGCGGTGGCTGTAACGGGTGCGATATCGAGGTCGTAGCAGCGCTTACACCGCTCTACGACGCTGAGCGGTTCGGCGTTCTCCTAAAGGGGACGCCTAGGCACGCAGACGTGCTACTAGTGACAGGGATAGTTACGCTGCAGATAAGGGATAGGCTTAGGAGGGTCTATGAGCAGGTGCCGGAGCCTAAGGCAGTCGTGGCTATCGGTAGCTGCGCAGCGTCTGGAGACGTTTTCGATGGGAGCTATGCAATGGCTGGGCCAGTGGACAGGGTAATACCGGTAGATGTATACGTTCCTGGGTGTCCACCTAAGCCTGAGGCAATACTGGCGGGCGTAGTCAAAGCTATTGAGAAGTTTAGGAAGTAG
- a CDS encoding NADH-quinone oxidoreductase subunit H codes for MSPELAKAGLVALQFTAAFLFGALFYWLFRKLRARFQSRIGPPIYQPIADVVKLLTKETVIPISASRAWFVMAPLLALAGYVAAVALTPLGVEAPLSVIGDVLVVLIALVIPGAAVVIAGSSSGSPYGAIGASRELALLVASEIPFVASALAIVKAAGGLSFQAIIEAQASCPFIVKYPFAAIAFLMALMLKLGRKPFDIPDAEVEVVAGPFTEYSGSLLGIFELGGVLKWMVLPALFVNLFLAGGRLTESSPLDFAVFLALCGAVVFVASLIDAQSSRLRVDQAFKLLLSWGVALALVDLVRAATGWLAW; via the coding sequence ATGAGCCCTGAGCTAGCTAAAGCTGGGCTAGTTGCTCTACAATTCACGGCAGCCTTCCTATTCGGAGCCCTCTTCTACTGGCTATTTAGAAAGCTAAGGGCGAGGTTTCAGTCTAGGATAGGGCCTCCGATCTATCAGCCCATCGCCGACGTGGTGAAGCTATTGACGAAGGAGACGGTCATACCAATCTCCGCTAGCCGAGCGTGGTTCGTGATGGCCCCCCTACTAGCCCTAGCAGGCTATGTAGCTGCTGTAGCATTGACCCCGCTAGGGGTCGAGGCGCCCTTGAGCGTAATAGGGGACGTCCTAGTAGTACTCATAGCACTAGTAATCCCGGGCGCCGCCGTGGTTATTGCTGGATCTAGCTCTGGAAGTCCCTACGGAGCTATTGGAGCCAGTAGGGAGCTAGCTCTACTCGTAGCCTCAGAAATACCCTTCGTAGCCTCAGCTCTGGCTATAGTTAAAGCGGCTGGTGGGCTTAGCTTCCAAGCTATTATAGAGGCTCAGGCTAGCTGCCCCTTTATAGTAAAGTACCCATTCGCGGCAATTGCGTTCTTAATGGCGTTGATGTTGAAGCTTGGGCGCAAGCCCTTCGACATACCGGACGCCGAGGTAGAGGTGGTCGCAGGGCCCTTTACTGAATACTCGGGGAGCCTTCTAGGGATTTTTGAGCTGGGGGGCGTGCTTAAGTGGATGGTTCTACCGGCGCTCTTCGTAAACCTCTTCTTAGCCGGCGGTAGGCTCACAGAGTCGTCTCCACTAGACTTCGCGGTCTTCCTAGCTCTGTGCGGAGCCGTGGTATTCGTAGCCTCGCTCATAGACGCTCAAAGCAGTAGGCTGAGAGTAGACCAAGCATTCAAGCTCCTACTCTCCTGGGGAGTAGCGTTAGCGCTAGTGGACTTAGTTAGAGCCGCTACGGGGTGGCTGGCTTGGTGA
- a CDS encoding MBL fold metallo-hydrolase, which yields MLKIEAADSLEVVVLVDNYIDVLLRDEGPARRWGMASSLTSPRQPIAEHGLSLLVKARGGGVERQVLMDGGFTDHGVVHNMEALGVSPHLIDAVFLSHGHLDHYGGLRELLKKVGRRVPVYVHPEAFYTRLFTLPSGLTLGPWRLSQADIEEAGGVVVTARNSLPLAPGLATTGEVERVTDFEGGMEVARRIRDGLYEADPVLDDQALVACVKDLGLVVIAGCAHSGIVNTVRHASRLMGREAHAVIGGFHLSGASDEVLSRTIQELKKAGVKVVVPMHCTGFKAAARIAQEFKEGFVVSSVGTRLKF from the coding sequence GTGCTCAAGATAGAGGCTGCAGACTCTCTTGAAGTAGTAGTGCTCGTGGACAACTACATCGACGTCTTGTTAAGAGACGAGGGGCCGGCTAGGCGCTGGGGCATGGCTTCTTCGCTCACCTCACCCCGCCAGCCTATAGCTGAGCACGGGCTCTCCCTCCTAGTGAAGGCTAGGGGAGGAGGTGTTGAGAGGCAGGTGCTAATGGATGGCGGCTTCACTGATCATGGAGTAGTTCACAACATGGAGGCGTTGGGCGTCAGCCCACACCTTATAGACGCCGTGTTCCTGAGCCACGGGCACCTAGATCACTACGGCGGGCTTAGAGAACTTCTTAAGAAGGTTGGGAGAAGGGTGCCGGTCTACGTACACCCCGAGGCCTTTTACACCAGGCTCTTCACCCTCCCCAGCGGCCTCACCCTGGGGCCGTGGAGGCTGAGCCAAGCAGATATTGAGGAGGCCGGTGGAGTAGTTGTAACAGCTAGAAACTCTTTACCACTGGCCCCAGGGCTAGCTACAACGGGTGAAGTAGAGAGGGTGACGGACTTCGAGGGTGGGATGGAGGTGGCTAGGAGAATTAGGGATGGGCTCTACGAAGCGGACCCTGTCTTAGACGACCAGGCTCTGGTAGCCTGCGTTAAGGACCTAGGACTAGTGGTAATTGCTGGCTGTGCGCACTCAGGCATCGTGAACACGGTGAGGCACGCCTCGAGGCTCATGGGGAGGGAGGCGCACGCAGTCATAGGGGGCTTCCACCTCTCAGGAGCGAGCGACGAAGTATTGAGCAGAACGATCCAGGAGCTTAAGAAGGCGGGGGTGAAGGTAGTAGTCCCTATGCACTGCACAGGGTTTAAAGCTGCAGCTAGAATAGCCCAGGAGTTTAAGGAGGGCTTCGTAGTTAGCTCCGTGGGCACTAGGCTTAAGTTCTAG
- a CDS encoding hydrogenase 3 maturation endopeptidase HyCI translates to MKEGASLDELLKGIASKLAGARRVAVLGVGSYLRGDDAAGLRLARKLKREGVQNVLVLECSTSPESFTDKVREFGADCVVIVDAVRAGLAPGSFIVLEPSQVDGVAWDTHSPSLKLLAYYLEREANVKVVLIGIQAKELGLTVRSRVSREVAEAVEVLAKLLVELFKERSHGKEGLLKQLP, encoded by the coding sequence ATGAAGGAGGGGGCGAGCCTCGATGAACTGCTCAAGGGCATAGCGTCTAAGCTAGCAGGGGCTAGGAGGGTAGCGGTGCTAGGCGTAGGTAGCTACTTGAGGGGGGATGACGCCGCCGGCCTAAGGCTAGCTAGGAAGCTAAAGAGGGAGGGGGTCCAGAACGTCCTAGTACTAGAGTGCTCAACAAGCCCCGAGAGCTTTACTGATAAGGTGAGAGAGTTTGGAGCGGACTGCGTAGTCATAGTTGACGCTGTGCGCGCAGGACTAGCGCCAGGCAGCTTCATAGTGCTAGAGCCCAGCCAAGTCGACGGCGTCGCCTGGGACACCCATAGCCCCTCGCTAAAGCTGCTCGCGTATTACTTAGAGCGCGAAGCGAACGTTAAGGTGGTGCTCATAGGCATCCAGGCAAAGGAGCTCGGGTTAACTGTGAGAAGCAGGGTGTCTAGGGAGGTCGCTGAAGCCGTAGAGGTATTGGCAAAGCTCCTAGTAGAGTTGTTTAAGGAGCGTAGCCACGGGAAGGAGGGCCTACTTAAACAGCTCCCTTAG